The Leifsonia poae region GGCTCGCGCGGCGACAACGTCTGGATGATCGGGATCATCCAGGTGGCGTATGTCGTCCGTTCGAGCATCACGCGCCGGTCGTTCAGGGTGCGCACGCGGACGACGCGCAGCACCGGGTCGCCGTCGTCCAGTTCCAGTCGGCGCCGGTCGGCGACCGTCGCCGGCGACGTCGCGCTCGAGAGCACCTGCCCACCGGGTGTCATCCCGCGGTTCCGGGCCCACTGTGCGAACGAGCGCAGCTGCTCGAAGTCCTGCCCTTGCCGTGACGCCTGCACGACCCAGGATGCCCCCTGGCGTGAAGCCACAGCGCCCCGGGTGCGGAGCAGGGCGAGGGCCCGCCTGACAGTTCCCCGGGCAACGCCGTACGTTTCGGCGAGCAGGTTCTCTGAGGGCAGCGAACTGCCGGCCCGGAATTCGCCCTGGAGGATGCGGGCGCCCAGATCTTCGGCGATCTCGCGATAGTACGACGGCATTCGGTCATCCAGGGGTCGGGTGCCGCACCCGGCACAGTGCACAAAGGCGGGAGTGGTGTTCGGTGCGATTCTTTCACCGATCTGCCACTCTGCGGGGTGAACCGGGGTCACCAGGTCGTTGCGCGCCACCGTGCCCGGGCACGCATGTGCATCCACTTGTACACGTGCGGTGCGCGGAAAGCGCCAGGCCGGGCGCGAACGCGGCCGGGCCGCCGTGCTCGCTGCGCCAAGCGGACCGTTCCGCTTCGGACAGCGTTCACCGACGATTCCGGCCGGCGCAGGGAACGGGATGCGTGCGACCGCTTGGGTTGTGAACCGTGACCACAGTGCGCAGAATGACGATGCTGGCGACCGCGGCGGCTGTTGCCGGGCTCGTCGGGATGCTTCTCACCGGACCCGCCGCGACGGCGGCGACGCCGAGCGGGACATTGACGTTGACCACGGTGAACCCCGCACCGGGCGCCGCACTGACCTTCTCGTACGCGACCGATCGACCCAACACGAAGAATTGGGTGGCGATCTACAACGACCCCGCCACCGGGCCGACCGACGAGAAGACGCACGGCGCCTCGACCGATTGGGCTTACGTCGACGCGACGACGGCGAGCGGATCCGGGACGGTCACGATCCCCAGCACCGCACTGACCCCCGGCCACGACCTGGTCGCCTACTTCCTCTACTCCGATGGCTACACCTGGCTGGCGCAACCGGTGACCTTCCGGGTCGGCTATGCCACGACCGGAAGCCTGCAGCTGACGACCGCCGCTCCACGTGTCGGCGGTGACCTGACCTTCACCTACGCGACCGGGAAGGCCAACCCGGCCGGAAAAGACTGGATCGCCCTCTACGACGACACCAAGAATGCCCCCGTCAACCAGACCTACCCGGGCCGGGCATCGACGGCGTGGTCGTATGTCACCGGCACCTCCGGGTCGGTCACCATTCCGGCCGGCACCCTCACCGCCGGTCACGACGTCATCGCGTTCCTGCTCGACAACGACGGCTACGCCTGGCTGGCCGAGCCCCTCACATTCCGGCTGGCGACGGCGAGCACCGGTCCGACGGCGGACGGGACGCTGAAACTCCTCACCACGGATCCCGTCGCCGGGCAGCCTCTTCAGTTCTCGTTCACGACGAGCACCCCGAATGCGAAGAACTGGATCGGGATCTACGACGACCCGTCCACCATCCCGACGGGCGGTCAATCGCACGGCGGCTCCACCACCTGGGCCTACGTGCCGAACGCCACCTCCGGCACCGTGACCATTCCGGCCGGAGGTCTGACCGGCGGTCACACCGTGGGCGCCGTCCTCCTCTACAACGACGGCTACGTGAACCTCGCGCCGTCCCTCACCTTCGCGCTCACGGC contains the following coding sequences:
- a CDS encoding GntR family transcriptional regulator; translated protein: MPSYYREIAEDLGARILQGEFRAGSSLPSENLLAETYGVARGTVRRALALLRTRGAVASRQGASWVVQASRQGQDFEQLRSFAQWARNRGMTPGGQVLSSATSPATVADRRRLELDDGDPVLRVVRVRTLNDRRVMLERTTYATWMIPIIQTLSPREPSVVQTLFERFGVLTSYADNTLDAVAATGEDAQALGIRRSSPLLRLRRESYDSRQRPIEYSDDRYVSGTIAFQVHTQLSDNPMQRTLGEVGERQTVSSAAEGLSSTMPMKRLPTP